A region of Bacteroidia bacterium DNA encodes the following proteins:
- a CDS encoding SDR family oxidoreductase translates to MFQENTLKGKTIIVTGGGSGLGFFMAKAMAKVGANIAICGRRESVLQSAKEELASMGCRANAYTLDVRNYNEVESAFKQIASDFGTIDGLINNAAGNFLSASEDISPNGFKTVVDIVLHGTFNCTQNAAKYWIAKKQPGVILNIVTTYTETGCAFVLPSACAKAGVYALTNTLAYEWATYNIRVNSIAPGPFPTEGAWSRLMPDSSFESTYLSNLPMKRYGKPEELTNLVVFLMSDMAPYITGECISIDGGERLSAGMFNYMATQMPRENLKAAFAAMRSIKK, encoded by the coding sequence ATGTTTCAGGAAAATACCCTAAAAGGGAAAACCATTATAGTTACCGGAGGCGGGAGCGGTTTAGGCTTCTTTATGGCAAAAGCTATGGCAAAGGTAGGAGCTAATATTGCCATTTGTGGCAGGCGAGAATCTGTTTTGCAATCTGCAAAAGAAGAATTAGCATCAATGGGTTGCAGAGCTAATGCTTATACATTAGATGTCCGTAACTATAACGAAGTAGAATCAGCATTTAAACAAATTGCTTCAGATTTTGGAACTATTGATGGATTAATTAACAACGCAGCCGGAAATTTTCTCTCTGCATCAGAAGATATTTCACCTAACGGGTTTAAAACTGTGGTAGATATTGTACTCCACGGAACGTTTAATTGCACTCAAAACGCAGCTAAATATTGGATAGCCAAGAAGCAACCGGGAGTTATCTTGAATATTGTAACAACTTATACCGAAACGGGTTGCGCTTTTGTGCTTCCATCAGCTTGCGCCAAAGCCGGTGTGTATGCACTAACCAACACTTTGGCCTACGAGTGGGCAACTTACAACATTAGGGTAAACTCAATAGCTCCGGGACCTTTCCCAACAGAAGGAGCTTGGTCTCGGCTAATGCCCGATAGTAGCTTTGAATCTACGTATCTCAGTAACCTACCCATGAAACGATATGGGAAACCCGAAGAATTAACCAATTTAGTGGTATTTTTAATGTCAGATATGGCACCATATATCACTGGAGAATGTATTAGTATAGACGGAGGCGAAAGACTTAGTGCGGGTATGTTTAACTATATGGCTACCCAGATGCCCCGCGAAAACTTAAAAGCTGCCTTTGCAGCAATGCGTAGTATAAAAAAATAA
- the sdaAB gene encoding L-serine ammonia-lyase, iron-sulfur-dependent subunit beta — protein sequence MTERSSIFDMIGPVMIGPSSSHTAGVVRIGRVARRILGAKPETVLVTFYNSFATTFEGHGSDRAVLAGLLDYATDDPKIKEALQIAIEQNINFTFKPVISQAMPHPNTVRIKASTNQKEVEIIGISRGGGLISIIEVNHFSCNFTAQLHTLIIFADDIKGSIAFITDIIAHDDCNIATMTVTRKAKNNLASLILEMDSGLKHTTIAYLKNLSWVKEVIYFPDIDTPYNPV from the coding sequence ATGACAGAAAGGAGCAGTATTTTTGATATGATAGGACCCGTTATGATTGGTCCTTCGAGTTCACACACCGCAGGAGTAGTTCGGATAGGGCGCGTAGCACGAAGAATATTAGGAGCAAAACCTGAAACCGTACTGGTTACGTTTTACAATTCTTTTGCCACCACCTTTGAAGGGCATGGCAGCGATAGAGCCGTATTAGCCGGCCTCTTAGACTATGCCACCGATGACCCCAAAATCAAAGAAGCATTACAAATTGCCATAGAGCAAAATATAAACTTTACGTTTAAACCGGTTATTTCTCAGGCAATGCCCCACCCAAACACCGTCCGGATAAAAGCCTCTACGAATCAAAAAGAAGTAGAAATAATTGGTATCTCCAGAGGGGGCGGACTTATATCTATTATCGAAGTAAACCATTTCTCCTGCAATTTTACAGCCCAACTACACACATTGATTATCTTCGCTGACGATATAAAAGGAAGTATTGCTTTCATTACAGACATAATAGCACATGACGACTGCAATATTGCAACCATGACCGTTACCCGAAAAGCCAAAAACAACCTCGCCAGCTTAATATTAGAAATGGACTCCGGCCTTAAACACACAACAATAGCATATCTTAAAAATCTATCTTGGGTAAAAGAAGTAATCTACTTTCCAGATATAGATACTCCCTATAACCCGGTATGA
- a CDS encoding glycosyltransferase: MNQPKVSIITIVYNGEKYLEKTILSVINQTYPAIEYIIIDGGSTDKTPSIINQYRSEIQIVVSEPDKGIYDAMNKGLQNATGDFVWFMNAGDTIYEPETLTKAIQQWRGEDALYGTAAIVDETGNFLGMRRLQVPEALTWKSMQTGMVVCHQALIIRRSIAAFYDLSHPYSADIDWAIRSLQKAQSTLNTHLPLCRYLEGGFSAKNRIESLLDRWKIMTKHYGLATTTLNHFIILYNLIYYRLKSLFVKPS; the protein is encoded by the coding sequence ATGAACCAACCCAAAGTATCAATCATTACCATTGTCTATAATGGAGAAAAATATTTAGAAAAAACCATTCTCAGTGTCATCAATCAAACGTATCCGGCCATAGAATATATCATTATTGACGGAGGTTCTACGGATAAAACACCCTCAATTATTAACCAATATCGTTCTGAAATTCAGATAGTTGTTTCAGAGCCAGATAAAGGAATTTATGACGCAATGAATAAAGGTTTGCAGAATGCTACCGGAGATTTCGTGTGGTTTATGAACGCAGGCGATACTATTTATGAGCCTGAAACATTAACAAAAGCTATACAACAATGGCGTGGAGAGGACGCTTTGTACGGAACAGCTGCTATTGTGGATGAAACCGGAAATTTCTTAGGTATGAGAAGACTACAAGTTCCCGAAGCCCTTACATGGAAATCTATGCAAACGGGAATGGTAGTATGCCACCAAGCATTAATCATAAGACGTTCTATTGCAGCATTTTATGACTTATCTCATCCCTATTCAGCAGATATTGACTGGGCTATTCGCAGCCTTCAAAAAGCCCAAAGTACTTTAAACACACATTTACCCCTATGTCGCTACTTAGAGGGGGGATTTTCAGCTAAAAATCGTATTGAATCACTTCTTGATCGGTGGAAAATCATGACTAAACATTATGGATTAGCTACAACAACCCTAAACCATTTCATAATTCTCTATAACTTAATTTACTACCGCTTAAAAAGCCTTTTTGTAAAACCTTCCTGA
- the panB gene encoding 3-methyl-2-oxobutanoate hydroxymethyltransferase: protein MSIHKPNPKKITTYTLSEMKARGEKISMLTAYDFSFAQILDDAGIDVLLVGDSASNVIAGHETTLPITLDQMIYHASSVVRGVTRSLVVVDLPFGTYQGDSLNALKSSIRIMKESGAHAIKLEGGEYVLESVKRITASGIPVMGHLGLIPQSIYKFGSYVVRAKEEIEAARLLEDAKLLEEAGCFAIVLEKIPASLAAKVTRLISIPTIGIGAGSECDGQVLVTHDMLGITHEFAPRFLRRYNNLYDSMKASFQAYSQDVKNRNFPNEKESY, encoded by the coding sequence ATGTCTATCCATAAACCAAATCCCAAAAAAATAACTACTTACACTCTATCCGAGATGAAAGCGCGGGGAGAGAAGATTTCGATGCTCACTGCCTACGATTTTTCATTTGCCCAGATTTTAGATGATGCCGGAATAGACGTATTGTTGGTTGGAGATTCAGCCTCTAATGTTATTGCCGGCCATGAAACGACCTTGCCCATTACCTTAGACCAGATGATTTATCATGCTTCATCAGTAGTACGAGGCGTAACAAGATCTCTTGTTGTGGTAGATTTACCTTTTGGAACATATCAGGGGGATTCCTTAAATGCACTTAAAAGCTCTATCCGAATTATGAAAGAATCCGGAGCCCACGCTATTAAGTTAGAAGGCGGAGAATATGTATTAGAATCCGTCAAACGAATTACGGCCTCCGGAATACCGGTAATGGGGCATTTAGGGCTTATTCCGCAAAGTATCTATAAGTTTGGTTCTTATGTAGTAAGAGCCAAAGAAGAAATCGAAGCCGCTCGGTTATTGGAAGATGCTAAGTTATTAGAAGAAGCCGGTTGTTTTGCTATAGTTTTAGAGAAAATACCGGCCTCATTGGCAGCAAAAGTAACCCGTTTGATTTCTATTCCGACTATCGGAATCGGAGCCGGCTCTGAATGTGACGGCCAAGTATTAGTAACCCACGATATGCTCGGGATCACCCACGAATTTGCCCCCCGATTCCTACGCCGCTACAATAATTTATATGATTCAATGAAGGCTTCTTTCCAAGCCTATAGCCAAGATGTTAAAAATCGCAATTTTCCCAATGAAAAAGAAAGTTATTAA
- a CDS encoding PorT family protein has product MKKKVINQLLIATLLGIFITGFAFAQKGKSEKETKPKKEKTAKSQKQSEQDTAAPDSPPVNTTGNDPNFQYHFEAYDDRYSVSKPWELAIAPQITFLHSSQQGKIGGYGNYDYHVVENTKPGFGGMLGVCRHWASDNKRWNVGAGLFFSYNSASFVYTHTLYHTRVATDSIHGKVNYGVVSAYLPVMLRWYVKPSKFYLSTGPYFMPALMNLNKTDFFTYQNAASGSESHQNINVPPKTKMSMGLHAGIGAHLGSTLELELRVNKSLMVVSESPNLGTIMVQAIIGLRF; this is encoded by the coding sequence ATGAAAAAGAAAGTTATTAATCAGTTACTTATAGCCACATTGCTCGGTATCTTTATTACCGGATTTGCTTTTGCACAAAAAGGGAAATCGGAAAAAGAAACTAAACCTAAAAAAGAAAAGACTGCTAAGTCCCAAAAACAATCTGAACAAGATACAGCAGCCCCTGACTCACCGCCGGTAAATACAACCGGTAATGATCCAAATTTTCAGTACCACTTTGAAGCCTATGATGATAGGTATTCTGTTTCCAAACCTTGGGAGTTAGCTATTGCTCCGCAAATTACCTTTTTGCACAGCAGCCAGCAGGGAAAAATTGGTGGCTATGGAAATTATGATTATCACGTAGTAGAAAATACCAAGCCGGGGTTTGGAGGCATGTTAGGCGTATGCCGCCATTGGGCGTCTGATAACAAACGCTGGAACGTAGGAGCAGGACTGTTCTTTTCTTACAACTCCGCTTCTTTTGTTTACACACATACACTCTACCACACACGGGTTGCCACAGATTCTATACACGGCAAAGTAAATTATGGCGTAGTTTCGGCTTACCTGCCCGTAATGCTCCGCTGGTACGTGAAACCAAGTAAATTTTACCTTTCCACCGGACCATACTTTATGCCAGCACTCATGAATCTAAACAAAACTGACTTTTTTACTTACCAAAATGCCGCTTCAGGAAGCGAAAGCCACCAAAATATAAATGTGCCGCCTAAGACTAAAATGAGCATGGGGCTTCATGCCGGCATTGGAGCACATCTTGGAAGTACTTTAGAGTTAGAACTTAGGGTAAATAAAAGTTTGATGGTAGTTAGTGAATCCCCCAATTTGGGTACTATCATGGTTCAAGCTATTATTGGTCTTCGTTTTTAA
- the prs gene encoding ribose-phosphate diphosphokinase — protein sequence MLLYAIASYQYLADELLSHHNFEQGLIERKIFPDGELYHRIIDDVADKEVALIAGTPTDYDLVELYDLATALVMGGCRRLQIIIPYFGYSTMERSVKSGEIVKAKNRANILSALPHGNKPIEFTLLDLHAEGIPYYFQLPIAPHHLYCKQVVLEAATSLGGKNFVLASTDSGRAKWIESLAKDMEIEAAFVYKRRLSGKETQVTGINADVSGKTVVIYDDMIRTGGSLLKAAKAYQEYGAKDIFAVCTHAILPDNSLDILQSSGLIKKIIATNTHPRSIILKNSFLEIRSVASIIKAHLLKGQSR from the coding sequence ATGTTATTATACGCTATAGCATCCTATCAATATCTTGCTGATGAATTATTAAGTCATCATAATTTTGAGCAAGGATTAATTGAGCGCAAGATTTTCCCGGATGGGGAGTTGTATCATCGAATTATAGATGATGTAGCCGATAAGGAAGTGGCTCTTATTGCTGGAACTCCCACAGATTACGACCTTGTAGAGCTTTATGATTTGGCAACGGCATTGGTTATGGGCGGTTGCAGACGGCTGCAAATTATTATCCCATACTTTGGCTATTCAACTATGGAACGTTCTGTAAAGTCGGGTGAAATCGTTAAGGCCAAGAACCGCGCCAATATTTTATCGGCTTTACCGCATGGAAATAAACCTATTGAATTTACCCTATTAGACCTTCATGCTGAGGGGATTCCGTATTATTTTCAACTCCCGATTGCGCCACACCATCTATATTGCAAGCAAGTTGTGCTTGAAGCTGCTACTTCTTTGGGTGGTAAAAACTTTGTTTTGGCCTCAACAGATTCCGGTAGAGCCAAGTGGATAGAATCTTTAGCAAAAGATATGGAAATTGAGGCTGCTTTTGTTTATAAAAGACGCCTTAGTGGCAAAGAAACCCAAGTAACCGGAATCAATGCAGATGTGTCTGGCAAAACAGTGGTAATTTATGATGACATGATACGAACCGGAGGCTCATTACTCAAGGCAGCAAAAGCTTATCAAGAGTATGGTGCTAAGGATATTTTTGCCGTCTGCACCCATGCCATTTTACCGGATAATTCTCTTGATATACTACAAAGCAGCGGATTAATAAAAAAGATAATCGCTACAAATACTCATCCACGCTCTATTATATTGAAAAATAGTTTCTTAGAGATTCGTTCGGTTGCCTCTATCATTAAAGCACATTTGCTAAAAGGGCAATCTCGTTGA